A genomic segment from Candidatus Baltobacteraceae bacterium encodes:
- a CDS encoding threonine/serine dehydratase, with product MIEPSAITHAADRIAPYVRETPIVRLEPDAFGSSARISLKLESLQHAGSFKTRGAFNCVLGSDTGQAGVIAASGGNHGLAVAYVAKTLGLRAEIFVPTVSPAIKVERLRHYGATVNVVGANYNEALDASRERAAQTGALEIHAFDHPAIVAGAGTTGREFEMQAEGLDTVLAGVGGGGFIAGIAAWFAGRVRVIGVEPAACPTLHAALAAGHPVEVATSGVASDSLGAKRVGEIAFEVASCYVERSVLVPDDAIGLAQRALWSELRVVAEPGGAAALSALLCGAYVPEPGERVGVLVCGGNADLTRLL from the coding sequence ATGATTGAACCTTCTGCTATTACCCATGCAGCGGATCGAATAGCACCCTACGTACGCGAAACGCCGATCGTACGCTTGGAGCCCGATGCGTTCGGATCGAGCGCGCGCATTTCGCTCAAGCTCGAATCGCTGCAGCATGCGGGTTCGTTCAAAACGCGCGGCGCATTCAATTGCGTTTTGGGAAGCGATACCGGCCAAGCCGGAGTGATCGCCGCGTCGGGCGGCAATCACGGACTCGCGGTTGCGTACGTTGCCAAGACCCTCGGCTTGCGCGCGGAGATCTTCGTGCCGACGGTGAGTCCGGCGATTAAAGTGGAGCGGCTGCGCCACTACGGTGCGACCGTCAACGTGGTGGGCGCAAACTATAACGAGGCGCTCGATGCCAGCCGCGAGCGTGCGGCGCAGACCGGCGCGCTCGAGATTCACGCCTTCGATCACCCGGCCATCGTGGCCGGCGCCGGAACGACCGGGCGAGAATTCGAGATGCAGGCCGAGGGGCTCGACACGGTCCTGGCCGGCGTCGGCGGCGGCGGATTCATCGCCGGGATTGCGGCCTGGTTCGCCGGGCGCGTGCGGGTGATCGGCGTCGAGCCGGCGGCGTGCCCGACGCTCCACGCGGCGCTGGCGGCCGGGCATCCGGTAGAGGTAGCGACCTCGGGCGTAGCCTCGGATTCGCTGGGCGCGAAGCGCGTGGGCGAGATTGCGTTCGAGGTGGCGAGCTGCTACGTGGAGCGCTCCGTGCTCGTGCCCGACGACGCGATCGGACTCGCGCAGCGCGCGCTCTGGAGCGAACTGCGGGTGGTGGCCGAGCCCGGCGGAGCGGCGGCGCTCTCGGCGCTGCTCTGCGGTGCGTACGTGCCGGAGCCGGGCGAACGCGTCGGCGTGCTGGTCTGCGGAGGTAACGCCGACCTCACGCGCCTGCTCTAA
- the dusB gene encoding tRNA dihydrouridine synthase DusB translates to MPRSVPPLVIGPHEIWPPLILAPMSGVTNRTMRALYKPFGLGLTVTEFVSANALRYASSAKRTMEMIDQHGMEKPVSTQLWGDDPAVMAQAARVVRECGADIVDINFGCPAPKVTKINGGSACLRDIDRCEAIMRAVVEAVDCPVTMKMRLGWSEDQIVYVEVAKRAQHVGVRAVTLHARTARQFYKGTADWEHIARLKRAVDIPVIGNGDLDDAEGAMRRMRDAGVDAIMLGRATLGNPWLISQIRDLMEGRDAQPVPSAADRLRFALVHYRTMVDELGESRAVPQMRKHLALYFKGIANAAILRERIMHLDRAEEVIAVVEETIADLERAVAA, encoded by the coding sequence ATGCCGCGCTCCGTCCCCCCGCTGGTCATTGGACCGCACGAAATCTGGCCGCCGCTGATCTTGGCCCCGATGTCCGGCGTGACCAATCGCACCATGCGGGCCCTCTACAAGCCGTTCGGACTCGGGCTGACGGTGACCGAGTTCGTTTCGGCCAACGCCCTGCGATATGCATCGAGCGCCAAGCGGACGATGGAGATGATCGACCAGCACGGCATGGAGAAGCCGGTCTCCACGCAGCTCTGGGGCGACGATCCGGCGGTGATGGCGCAGGCCGCGCGAGTGGTGCGCGAATGCGGCGCCGATATCGTCGATATCAATTTCGGCTGTCCGGCTCCGAAGGTGACGAAGATCAACGGCGGCTCCGCGTGTTTGCGCGATATCGATCGCTGCGAGGCCATCATGCGCGCTGTGGTTGAAGCCGTCGATTGCCCGGTGACCATGAAGATGCGCTTGGGCTGGAGCGAAGACCAGATCGTATACGTGGAAGTCGCCAAGCGCGCGCAACACGTGGGCGTGCGGGCGGTTACGCTGCACGCGCGTACCGCGCGGCAATTCTACAAAGGCACCGCCGATTGGGAGCACATCGCGCGCCTCAAACGCGCGGTCGATATTCCGGTGATCGGCAACGGCGATCTCGATGACGCGGAAGGCGCGATGCGCCGCATGCGCGACGCGGGAGTCGATGCGATCATGCTCGGGCGCGCGACGCTCGGTAATCCATGGCTGATCTCGCAGATTCGCGACCTCATGGAAGGCCGCGACGCGCAGCCGGTTCCTAGTGCCGCCGATCGTTTGCGGTTCGCGCTCGTGCATTACCGAACGATGGTGGACGAACTCGGGGAATCGCGTGCCGTTCCGCAGATGCGCAAACATTTGGCACTCTATTTCAAGGGCATTGCGAACGCGGCGATTCTGCGCGAGCGCATCATGCATCTCGATCGCGCGGAGGAGGTTATCGCGGTGGTAGAAGAAACGATCGCCGATCTCGAGCGAGCGGTGGCGGCGTGA
- a CDS encoding aspartate aminotransferase family protein, with amino-acid sequence MTALANDKSQAQELYAETYENYRQFVNPPLARVMKLSGSPVEVRARGCTIWDQNGKAYLDFAGGYGVFTLGHSHPKVIAAVQAQLELMSLSGKTMFNVMLGRASRKLAEMTPGDLQISFWANSGTEAVEGAIKLARAATKRSKIVGTENGYHGKTMGALSASGREYFKTEYRPLVPDMTHVAFGDAACLEEALRDAAAFIVEPVQGEGGVNIPAAGYLRAAREACDRAGALLIADEVQTGLGRCGLAFGCDRDGVVPDIMALAKGLSGGIVPVGAFIVRPTVWNAAYAKAPLMHTSTFGGNELACAAALAAMHVLEEDGLIENARVRGEQLLAGVRGLAHNYPGVVRDVRGLGLLVGVELTNEGYGGWIIPEMLKAGVTAAWTLNMQRVIRLEPPLVVTQAEVEVALRALEAGLATAYEKLGQL; translated from the coding sequence GTGACCGCCCTTGCGAACGACAAGTCGCAAGCGCAAGAGCTCTATGCGGAGACCTACGAGAATTACCGGCAGTTCGTGAATCCGCCGCTGGCACGCGTGATGAAACTTTCGGGAAGTCCCGTGGAAGTGCGCGCGCGAGGCTGCACCATTTGGGATCAGAACGGCAAGGCGTATCTCGATTTCGCCGGCGGGTACGGCGTCTTTACGCTCGGGCACAGCCATCCCAAAGTGATCGCGGCGGTGCAAGCGCAGCTCGAGCTGATGTCGCTCTCGGGAAAAACGATGTTCAACGTCATGCTCGGCCGCGCGTCGCGCAAACTCGCCGAGATGACGCCGGGCGATCTGCAGATTTCGTTTTGGGCCAATAGCGGAACCGAGGCCGTTGAAGGCGCCATCAAGCTCGCGCGCGCCGCGACGAAGCGTTCCAAGATCGTGGGAACCGAGAACGGCTATCACGGCAAAACGATGGGCGCGCTCTCGGCGAGCGGCCGCGAGTATTTCAAGACCGAGTATCGCCCGCTCGTGCCCGATATGACGCACGTTGCCTTCGGCGACGCAGCGTGTTTAGAGGAGGCGCTGCGCGACGCGGCGGCCTTCATCGTCGAACCCGTGCAGGGCGAAGGCGGCGTCAATATTCCAGCCGCCGGCTATTTGCGGGCGGCTCGAGAGGCCTGCGATCGCGCGGGCGCGCTCTTGATCGCCGACGAGGTGCAGACCGGGCTCGGCCGCTGCGGCTTGGCGTTCGGCTGCGATCGCGATGGCGTGGTGCCCGACATCATGGCGCTGGCGAAGGGGCTCTCGGGCGGAATCGTGCCGGTCGGAGCGTTTATCGTGCGGCCGACCGTGTGGAACGCGGCCTACGCGAAGGCGCCGCTCATGCACACCTCGACGTTCGGCGGCAACGAACTCGCGTGCGCTGCCGCGCTCGCCGCGATGCACGTGTTAGAAGAAGATGGGCTGATCGAGAACGCGCGCGTGCGCGGCGAACAACTGCTCGCCGGCGTCCGCGGCTTGGCGCACAACTATCCTGGCGTGGTGCGCGACGTTCGCGGCCTCGGGTTACTCGTCGGCGTCGAACTCACGAACGAAGGCTACGGCGGCTGGATCATTCCCGAGATGCTCAAGGCCGGCGTAACGGCGGCGTGGACGCTCAACATGCAGCGCGTCATTCGACTCGAACCGCCGCTCGTCGTTACGCAAGCCGAGGTTGAAGTAGCGCTGCGCGCGCTCGAAGCAGGGCTGGCGACCGCCTACGAGAAGCTCGGGCAGTTGTAA
- a CDS encoding aromatase/cyclase, producing the protein MPYVETTIVIAAPARTVYELAKEQERFPQFMPDVETVTVLERHADHIITRWKTLVEEAPIEWTEEDRFDDGALRIDYKLLEGDLDTFEGAWTFTENDGRTHVVLGVEYDFGVPTLAELIGPTLHKKVQENSAMMLAALKSEAEKA; encoded by the coding sequence ATGCCGTATGTTGAAACGACAATCGTGATTGCCGCCCCCGCGCGCACGGTGTACGAGCTTGCCAAAGAGCAGGAGCGTTTTCCGCAGTTCATGCCCGACGTCGAGACGGTGACGGTGCTCGAACGGCACGCCGACCACATCATCACCCGTTGGAAGACGCTGGTCGAAGAGGCGCCCATCGAGTGGACCGAAGAGGATCGCTTCGACGACGGCGCGCTGCGCATCGACTACAAGCTGCTCGAAGGCGACCTCGATACGTTCGAAGGCGCGTGGACGTTTACCGAAAACGACGGCCGGACGCACGTGGTGCTCGGGGTCGAATACGATTTCGGCGTTCCGACGCTCGCCGAATTGATCGGCCCGACGCTGCATAAGAAGGTTCAGGAGAACAGCGCGATGATGCTGGCCGCATTAAAGAGCGAGGCCGAAAAAGCGTGA